A window of the Acipenser ruthenus chromosome 30, fAciRut3.2 maternal haplotype, whole genome shotgun sequence genome harbors these coding sequences:
- the LOC131696499 gene encoding ubiquitin thioesterase OTU1-like, producing the protein MLRLRCKAKNGTHLMQGLTSLSCVQELKDKVAELTGIPCEVQKIMAGYPPSSLDLSNGDVHLQDFPIKSGDTLIVEEEKNKPKPQPPLGVSKSNASPSLPKDSSPVLARRVVPADNSCLFTSVFFVVEGGVYDPSCAPEMRGLIAQIVASDPSSYSEAVLGKSNQEYCDWIRRDDTWGGAIEVSILSKFYQCEICVVDTQTVRVDRFGEDAGFSKRVLLIYNGIHYDPLQRAVPGSDAPAQTIFSTSDDIILAQALELADEARRKRQFTDVNRFSLHCMVCQKGLVGQAEARDHAKETGHTNFGEV; encoded by the exons ATGCTGCGTCTGCGTTGCAAAGCCAAGAACGGGACTCACCTCATGCAGGGGCTGACCAGCCTGTCCTGTGTCCAGGAGCTGAAGGACAAGGTGGCTGAGCTGACGGGAATCCCCTGCGAGGTGCAAAAGATCATGGCCGGCTACCCTCCATCAAGCCTGGACCTCAGCAACGGAGATGTACATCTGCAGGACTTCCCCATCAAGTCAG GAGACACTTTGATCGTCGAAGAAGAAAAGAATAAACCGAAGCCCCAGCCTCCTCTGGGAGTTTCGAAGTCCAACGCCTCCCCCAGCCTGCCAAAGGATTCCTCTCCTGTGCTGGCGAGGCGCGTGGTCCCCGCGGACAACTCCTGTCTCTTCACCAGCGTGTTCTTCGTGGTGGAAGGGGGCGTCTATGACCCCTCCTGTGCCCCGGAGATGCGGGGCCTGATTGCGCAGATCGTGGCCAGCGATCCCAGCTCCTACTCGGAGGCAGTGCTGGGGAAATCCAACCAGGAGTACTGCGACTGGATCAGGAGGGATGACACCTGGGGGGGTGCCATAGAGGTGTCCATCCTGTCCAAGTTCTACCAGTGTGAGATCTGCGTGGTGGACACCCAGACGGTCAGGGTGGACCGCTTTGGGGAGGATGCAGGCTTCTCCAAGAGGGTCTTGTTGATTTACAATGGGATCCACTACGACCCCCTTCAAAGGGCGGTGCCCGGTTCGGACGCACCGGCCCAGACCATCTTCTCCACCAGCGACGATATCATCCTGGCACAGGCTTTGGAACTGGCCGACGAGGCGCGGAGGAAGCGGCAGTTCACAGACGTCAACCGCTTCTCCCTGCACTGCATGGTGTGCCAGAAAGGCTTGGTGGGACAGGCAGAGGCCCGCGATCACGCCAAAGAGACCGGACACACTAACTTCGGAGAAGTGTGA
- the LOC117429005 gene encoding specifically androgen-regulated gene protein-like produces MPKSDTWPGVDAMESITSVGNARSRDSVVSLNSSHSTLSDDSLEHLSAEERACLMFLEETIDSLDTEANDSGLSNYETTRADKLSTSNVASKQEYLSSSIGSCRLEDEYKSAIDRPASQRSKGSRPMSHFLVPTPLLLANSGSNTLPKAGLKQAPESIKLSPLSQSCMSNPSGIASGIHPEKLGEQTSLQAEKPKSTPSDPKPSRGHVRNPSKTNLGMIPPPEGFRDGLEKARAEHRGSERSSPLGGQHERNKITSESSTRPERTLTGPGAWLASRPHPATSRSLRSDSSPSTTVPSDAKHGPPTAPKPMKLPSNIVMKSLKGGGTPFPSQDSHGTVEHGSPNLTPFSTEKIVHNHSHISDPQRSRREALMKLGLLKGEPEQDWHSSPFHLPDHPRSMELPGDDAQAKPLPAKVEDKPRGSNMRPRADSDLLYMIDKRSPARSASVKAATLERSGMGLSSYVVDTSVKSNLKPNTLLASSSLIRNFRPRPVSLGTGKDFTDIQQEEKTEQHKDIRRSFPAPHGPNKLPRSQGISVQITPRTGEDRREALKKLGLLKD; encoded by the exons ATGCCGAAGAGTGACACGTGGCCCGGCGTGGATGCCATGGAGTCCATCACGAGCGTGGGCAACGCAAGGAGCCGTGACAGCGTGGTCAGCCTCAACTCCAGCCACTCCACCTTG AGTGATGACAGTCTGGAGCACCTCTCTGCCGAGGAGCGAGCCTGTCTCATGTTCCTGGAAGAAACTATAGACTCGTTGGACACGGAGGCAAATGATAGTGGGCTGTCCAACTATGAGACGACCAGAGCTGACAAACTGTCCACCAGCAACGTGGCGTCCAAGCAAGAGTACCTGTCCTCCTCTATAGGGAGCTGTAGACTGGAGG atgAATATAAGTCAGCCATCGACAGACCAGCATCCCAGAGAAGCAAGGGCAGCCGCCCCATGTCGCACTTCCTGGTGCCTACTCCTCTGCTGCTTGCAAACAGCGGCTCCAACACTTTACCCAAGGCTGGGCTGAAACAAGCGCCAGAGAGCATTAAGCTGTCTCCCCTCTCCCAGAGCTGCATGTCCAACCCCAGTGGGATTGCTTCAGGAATTCATCCGGAGAAGCTGGGAGAGCAGACGAGCCTGCAAGCGGAGAAGCCAAAGAGCACGCCTTCGGATCCCAAGccttcccgtggtcacgtcagGAACCCCTCCAAGACCAACTTGGGTATGATTCCACCACCAGAAGGTTTTAGAGATGGTCTGGAGAAAGCCAGAGCTGAGCACCGAGGATCTGAGAGGTCATCTCCTTTGGGAGGCCAGCATGAGAGGAACAAGATAACTTCAGAATCTTCTACCAGACCAGAGCGCACACTGACTGGACCGGGGGCATGGCTTGCCAGTCGGCCACATCCTGCAACATCTAGATCTCTTCGCTCAGACTCTTCTCCGTCAACAACAGTACCATCTGACGCAAAGCATGGCCCGCCGACTGCTCCTAAACCCATGAAACTGCCTTCCAACATCGTAATGAAGTCCTTAAAAGGAGGAGGAACTCCTTTTCCCAGTCAGGATTCCCATGGAACCGTGGAGCACGGCAGCCCAAACCTCACCCCTTTCTCTACAGAGAAGATCGTTCACAATCATTCGCACATCAGTGACCCCCAGAGATCCAGAAGGGAGGCCCTTATGAAACTTGGCTTACTTAAAGGTGAGCCTGAACAGGACTGGCACAGCAGTCCTTTCCACTTGCCAGACCACCCCAGGTCCATGGAGCTTCCAGGAGATGACGCTCAAGCCAAACCCTTACCGGCCAAAGTCGAGGACAAGCCCAGGGGCAGTAACATGCGGCCACGGGCAGACAGTGACCTGCTCTACATGATTGACAAACGCTCCCCAGCCAGATCCGCAAGTGTCAAAGCAGCAACCCTGGAGCGCTCTGGCATGGGGCTGAGTAGCTACGTGGTCGACACGTCTGTTAAGTCCAACTTGAAGCCCAACACCCTCCTGGCATCGTCTAGCTTAATCAGGAACTTCAGGCCACGCCCCGTCTCTCTGGGGACTGGGAAGGACTTCACAGACATCCAACAGGAAGAGAAGACTGAGCAGCACAAAGACATCAGGAGGTCTTTCCCTGCCCCTCACGGCCCCAACAAGCTGCCACGCTCCCAGGGCATCAGTGTGCAGATCACACCCAGGACTGGGGAGGACCGGAGGGAGGCCTTGAAAAAGCTGGGGCTCTTGAAGGATTAG